The proteins below come from a single Solea senegalensis isolate Sse05_10M linkage group LG2, IFAPA_SoseM_1, whole genome shotgun sequence genomic window:
- the LOC122765026 gene encoding acyl-CoA-binding protein-like has protein sequence MTDLFDTAVEEVKVLKKRPEKFEMIELYGLYKQATVGDVNIECPGMFDFLAKGKWNAWNAKKGVSKEEAMDTYVKLVDKLKDKYGM, from the exons ATGact GACTTGTTTGACACAGCTGTGGAGGAGGTGAAAGTCCTGAAAAAGAGACCAGAAAAGTTTGAAATGATTGAACTCTACGGTTTATACAAGCAGGCCACGGTGGGAGACGTCAACATCG AATGTCCGGGAATGTTTGACTTTTTAGCAAAAGGAAAATGGAACGCGTGGAATGCAAAGAAAG GTGTCTCTAAAGAAGAAGCCATGGACACGTACGTGAAGCTGGTGGACAAGCTCAAGGACAAATATGGAATGTAG
- the LOC122765024 gene encoding secretin receptor has translation MRTERLIGVFLFALAESSSGCHPHVHLQREEEKCVLFNSHTTTENVSVHCEGMWDQLNCWPPAAVGETVSQPCPRFFNSEGTVRRNCTATGWTRPLVPHEDACGDTFNETLLFLGEELYTASDSHLFFSCVKTMYTAGYSVSLVSLTVAITIFCLFRKLHCTRNYIHIQLFISFILRAVFIFIRDSLLFTNEDLYHCDHYPVACKAVLMFSNYAILANYSWLLVEGHFLFTLVSHSFFSLRKHLTCYIVLSWGFPLVVIVCWGFAKYFYEDEGCWETRSHEWIWWILRVPVLLTISVNLVFFSGILKILVSKLRTPDAQRNEFSQYKRLIKSTFFLVALFGLHYILFVFLPVEMSGLVFKVWTFAELALSSTQGCVVAVLYCFMNGEVQQEIQRRWRRWRLTQHVSTRPRQRRQHSSISHTQVSLLPRPPAAPLPVDTVDTVDTVDT, from the exons ATGAGGACAGAGCGACTCATCGGAGTCTTCCTGTTTGCATTg GCTGAATCTTCATCAGGTTGTCATCCACACGTTCACttgcagagagaagaagagaagtgtGTTCTCTTTAATTCACACACGAccacag aaaatgtcagtgtcCACTGTGAGGGGATGTGGGACCAGCTCAACTGTTggcctcctgctgctgtcggGGAAACTGTGTCTCAGCCGTGTCCACGCTTCTTTAACTCAGAGG GGACAGTGCGTCGTAACTGCACAGCCACAGGTTGGACTCGTCCACTTGTCCCACATGAGGACGCGTGTGGAGACACGTTCAATGAGACGCTCCTGTTTCTTGGAGAGGAACTTTACACG GCGTCAgactctcacttgttcttctcCTGCGTGAAGACCATGTACACAGCAGGATACAGTGTCTCTCTGGTCTCTCTCACCGTCGCCATCACCATCTTCTGTCTGTTCAG GAAGCTTCACTGCACCAGGAACTACATTCACATCCAGCTCTTCATCTCCTTCATCCTGAGAGctgtcttcatcttcatcagagACTCTCTGCTCTTCACCAACGAAGATCTGTACCACTGTGACCACTATCCT GTGGCGTGTAAAGCCGTCCTGATGTTTTCAAACTACGCCATCCTGGCCAACTACAGCTGGCTGCTGGTGGAGGGGCACTTCCTGTTCACGCTGGTCAGCCACTCCTTCTTCTCCCTGAGGAAACATCTGACCTGCTACATCGTCCTCAGCTGgg GTTTTCCTCTGGTTGTCATCGTCTGCTGGGGATTTGCCAAATACTTTTATGAAGATGAAGG ctgCTGGGAAACGAGGAGCCATGAGTGGATCTGGTGGATTCTTCGAGTGCCGGTTCTTCTCACCATATCT GTGAATCTGGTGTTTTTCTCTGGGATTCTGAAGATCCTGGTGAGTAAACTGAGGACGCCCGACGCCCAGAGGAACGAGTTCAGTCAGTACAA GAGGTTGATTAAATCCACCTTCTTCCTGGTGGCTCTCTTTGGTCTTCACTACATCCTGTTTGTCTTCCTGCCTGTGGAAATGAGCGGCCTGGTGTTTAAGGTGTGGACGTTTGCAGAACTGGCTCTGTCGTCCACTCAG ggcTGTGTGGTCGCCGTGCTTTACTGCTTCATGAACGGAGAG GTGCAGCAGGAGAtccagaggaggtggaggaggtggagactCACCCAGCACGTGTCCACTCGACCCAGGCAGCGACGGCAGCACAGCTCCATCAGCCACACTCAGGTCTCACTGCTGCCACGTCCACCAGCTGCTCCTCTGCCTGTggacactgtggacactgtggacactgtggacacgtga